TGATACGACTATTCAAAATAGTGAACCATCAAGGAGGGAGAAGCGTAAAATTAAACTTAAGCCTTGTGGGACTGGTACTTTAACATctgacattttttatttagttttactCTCTTTTAGAATAATAgaacatttatattttctttacagGCGGTCACTATGCTATCCAACATGTCCAAAAACAGAGAGCCAAGAATAAGTAATGAAAATTGATGTTGCTGAAATCTTTTGGTGTTGCTGAAACCTTTTGGTGCTGCTGAAAATTGGTGTTGCTGAAGCCTTTTGGTGCTGCTGAAAATTGCAGCcaactctttttccttcaacCCCTTGTATCTGCTTTAGgtaaagatcaaatttttatgattatttttgtttgattctGTGGTCCAGTTATGGCAATGACCTTCAATTTCATGGTTGCTGTTGGAATAATATTGGGAAACAAACGAGCCTTTAACTGTTTCAATGTTCACAGTTCCTTCACTTCAATCTATTCTAGGAGCATTTGCTATAAGCTTAATTTTATTAGAATCGGATgaatttttattagttatttagGAATTGATGATTGTTTTTATCCTGCTACATTGGCCATTGGCGAAGTCTGTTCAAGAAAAGTTTTGGTCTTTGAGTTGAATGTTCTGTATAATTGAATACCACTAAATCCATTGTTCCTGATACATATACTTCAGTCTTTTACTATAGTCAACTGAAATAGATGTTGGCTTCGTATAAGTTTTACAGCCTTAAATTAAGTATACTTGGTGCTTTTGTGGACTTGAAACCAAAAACATACTTCCTCTGTCCTGTTTATACAATGGTACTTTCTAATTTCTACATATAACATTAAAGATGTTAACTTGTGTGTTGATGAGAACAATTTGGCATATATTTTATTAGCCATAATGATCAAACTTTATTGTTTGAGTAGTTTTTGGTGATTTTGAGTTGTTGAAGAAATAGAAGAGTATCAACTTTTGGGTGATATTCTGAAATTGGAAGATAGTCATAAAAGTTGGACGGATAAGGTATTACTAGGTGGTAACATTGAATTACATTTGAGTTTAGTCTATGATTAGTTACCAAAAAGGGATTGCTACTCTtctatttcttgaatttttcatGACTGCCAACAAATCAAAACTTTCAAGAGTATCGACATTTTGGGGATATTCCTAAGTGGGAAGAGtgtaactaaataattaattactcctcccttttttcaaaatatttgtcctacatttttttagtaatataattaataggCAACCGtttgaaagttaaaaaaaattagagctgtttgaaagttaaaaaaaatacataattagagCTGTTTGAAagtaaaagaaatacataattagACTACCCACTTAAATTTGATTTCGAGTTGGACATCGACGCCTGTCATGCCCAGTTTGTTTACACAATCCACAAGCCCGCCCATATGTTGCAGTATCACGATCCATCtcattatgaattctagtgGTCCTTGATCGATTGGGACGTCGATAGAATTCATTACTTCTCATTATAAAGCTTGGTGATGGCCAATATGCCTCGTGTCCAATCGGTGAGAATGACCCAGAATATGTTGTAACATAATTCTCTATTGTGAAATGCTCGCTGACAAAATTTCTAGCTAATGCTCCCATTCTTTCAGTAACCTTCATGACATGTGAATACGGGAAGTGCAAATTAGCCCATTTTTCAcaatcacattttttttcacttaatgAAATACAATGAGGATTACCACCAATACCATCAGTTTGTATTGATCTAACCTCATATACCCCTGTGGATATATTCCAATCATAAACAAAGTgtctttttgaattttcattgtttttctcCAACTTCTTTTTGAAACTGCTTGTCCATAATTCCTTTTGCTCAACAAGTTGGTGAGTTTTTTGACATCTACGAGTATATCGTTCAACGGTTTGCTCCAATGAAAGTCTAACCATAGCAGTGACGGGCAAGCCTCGAGCTTTCTTTAGAAGTCCGTTGAAAGACTCTGAAAGATTTGTTGTCAGTACTCCCCATCTTTTTCCATTATCATGACTAACAGTCCATTTGTCCAATGGAATTCGCATGAGGTATTCATATGcttctctattttcttcttgaatttcCCACATCAAAGCTTCAAACTTCCTTACTTGATGAGTTGTAGCAGCCCTCCACATAAGATTACTGAGGTCCCTATTTGGAAATTGAGattgaaaattacttttaagATGTCTCAGACAAAATCGATGAAAGGCCCGAGGTTCCTGCAATCGCCACAACTCCGATAAACTAGTCAAGATTCCTTTTGCCCTATCAGAGATAATACAAATATCTTCTCTATCTTTTATCACATGTGCACTCAATTTCCTAAAAAACTATTTCCATGCCTCTTTAGACTCTTTGTCAACAATACCAAACGCAAGAGGAAGAATGTTATCATTTCCGTCAACTCCAACAGCAATTAACAATTTTATCTCATATTTACCATACATATGAGTTCCATCTACTGAAATAACAGGACGACAAGTTTGGAACCCATCAATGCATGGCTtgaaagcccaaaatacaaactTAAAAGTTTTTACCTCTGGTGAACTCATTGACTCTTCGTGTTTCCATTCCACAACTGTTCCAGGATTAAAGTATTGAAAAGCTGCAAAAAACTTAGGAAGCTCACTAAATGATTTCTGAAAATCACCATATACCAATGTAAATGCGCGTTGACGCCCAAGCCACGCTTTTCTATATGTTACTTgatgaccaaatttttcatgaaccttAGACATGACATCCACTACCAACAATTTTggatttttacttatttgatttaaaaatagaGATGCAATTAAATTGGTATCTAAGTTAGTGTGACCTGTTGTAAGTCCTTCAGTCTCACATCTATGATTATTAAAATACTTTCCTATCTTCCAAAGGCTACCTCCAACCTTACGACCTCGAAGAAACCATGGacaacccaaagaatcataaaaTCTGCATCTCACAGTCCATACGCTCTTAGTTGATATTACAAtcttaaattctttatttttgcgCAAACTCCAAATTGTCACAGCCCGTTTTAACTTAGTTTTACTactaaaatacatatttttttctaaatctttTTTTGCATCCTCGACCCAAACAGAACAACATTTCATTTCGGATTCACGAGTAGAGATAAAAATATCTTCCTCAGTCTCCAATGTTGTAAAGTAAGGTATATCATTATTTTGCatttcatcaaattgattttgaaaattcacCGCACTTTCATTTTGAGGTAAATCTCCAATATCTTCATCGGATTCACTTTCAATGACTTTACTCTCTCCATCATCTTCTGAAGGTTCATCCTCCTCCGAATTTTCATCACTTCTTTGAGCATGTGCATCATTACACAAATCAAAGGTAGCTTCATCTtctctgtaaaaaaaaaaaattcatgaaatacaaaaaaatgaaaataattaattattcatgctattaaataaaattagctAAAAAGATTATTCTACCTGATTTCATATTGATTGTGTATACTCTCAATATGTCTTTGACTACCCGAGCCTTCATCAAATGATTGATGAATACCATGTGTTGCAGTGCATGTAAAATGAGGCTGACTGAATGTGGCAAATCCATAATTTTGAGCCAATAAATTCATATGATAACCATGTTGATCATTCATTCGAAACAGATTATCTTGATTTATTGGTCTAATCTTTATATACATCTCCAAAAGATTTATATCAATCTTGTTCAAAAATTTCTGAGGAATGGCAAAAAATTGTACCAAAGATTGGTCATtctcaattttgaactcaataAATCTTATAACGTTACCTTGAAATGAGCATGGATATTTTCCAGAAATATCCAATTGAATATTTTCTCCATCAGTCCCCATTTTCTCATgcaacaatttaattaattcaacgTAGTTGGTCGAAATAGACATGCTAACAATCATTCTGGCACATTCGTTATATCGAAATCCGTTTATCTCAGTGATTATTTCACCGCCCCAATACAAAGCAATCATCACGTTATCTTCAAAATTAGCCATCAAAAAATCCTACACACGAAAATAAGATGCATTAtagttattaaaaatatgttataagtaCATTACAATATATTGACAAGCCATAcctattgaaattttgtgagtaTTGATTCAACAATAGGGCATATACGCAGAAGCTTTGTAGAACATTATTTGAATGTGCTAAACGTTCTACACAACCATTTCTTATAATGTTCTGTGGCAAcactttaagaatttattttaaagttaaaacgtAACATATAGTAACGTTTTATTGGACGATCAAATCAGCAAGAAATCTTCACATACCCGTGACATGATAGAATCGTTACTTAGGATAACATTTTAGTCTTAAAACGTGACTCCCAGTAACGATTTAACGTCACATTTTGTACAAAGATTCTCAGGTGGCAGACCtgtgatttgatttgatataatcGTTACTCCAAGTAACGTTTTATATGTAAAACGTGACTTCCAGTAACGTTTTATATGTAAAGAGATTCTAAGGTGGCAGGTGGCAGATTTACAAAGATACGTTACTGATGGTAACGTCTTAAGCTTAAAATGTTACTGTCAGTAACGTAATGCTTCTTAACGCCGTCTACCAAATACTTTTAGTCTGTTTATtttgtgaaaatgaaatataGCCTAATACGTTACTACCAACAACGTTTATATTACTTTTGTAAAATTTCAAAGTtccatattattttggtgaattaaatgaaataatagatTATTTTGGTCAAGTTCCATATGTATGATGTATAGTTGTCAAATTAGAATCGTCATgtgtattataaaaaaaaatatgtttatatataataacGGGTAAATGCATAAGTTCCTTCAATCTATGCACGAAATTTCAGCGACACACTTATAGTATATTAAGGTTCTATTAtctctgaatttattttataaataattttctacccctttttgacctacgtgacactagctttaaaaaaatgtaaacacGCGCTACACACACAAGATATTGCCACATAGGCCGAAAAAAggtaaaaagttatttataaattaagttcagagggataataggaccttaattgatatagtataagtgtgtctcttaGATTTCAGACATAGATTAAGAATACTCGTGCATTTTctctataataatatataataatttattcaaaaatttatttattttttactagtttttagtcttcttttttattttgggaGGGGATGGGGTACTAATACAAGCACATGGTTCAgattgatatatataatattaggttttaaaaaatatttctaaaaataaataaaaaatatttaagataaatataaaataatttaatttatcaaaaatcaacaaataaaaaattaaattttataataatatcgaataaataaaaattaaagtgtaAAAGCTCAGCAATTCGGCGTTGTACTACTTTTGCATTTTGAACACGGCAAGTTCTCAAGAATTTCTTGTTAATCGACGGCAAGACTCTGCGatagataaaattatattttaataaattattaaaataattattatttaattatctttttattatttatgattttgaaatcCAAAACTCTGAGACTAAGTACAAGAACTATATATTTGTCAAAATAGAAAGGCTCGATTAAAGgcaaaatttgatataatttttataatatattatatcgAATCCTTTTGTGACTCATGATTATATGGATAATAAAAGAAGTTATTGAAGGGCCtgttaatatattttgtttttaggCCATTAAATTCTTTGAGTCATTCTATTGTAACGATCTGCTTTCGTTATTGTAGAAAAGTTAATGGgggaaaaaaattaactttagaATTTCTAGCTTAGTTTAGATTTGGACGAAATCGAAGTTAGTAAGGTCGAAAAAATTTAGTAACAAATGAGAGAtctaattatgaatttgatcGCATGAATGGATTGCTAAGTCGTTAAGGAACCCGTACGATTTTACGAAATTAAATTGGGGCGAATAGAACTCTTGAACCGATCTTATAGCAAACGGGTAGTTTCTGAGTGTTATGGGTTGAAGGTGTGTTGTGAAATAGGAGTTTGAGACTCTTAATTCGACTCACTAGTTCCATGTACGCCGTTGTGGAAATATTGTTCCTGTCAAGGTGAGGCCGCTGTGGCGGGATGGGAGCCGTCATAGCGGTCCAGTCGTGATTCGCAAATTAAGTTAGAAATAAACCTCAAAACGTCATTATTCTGCAAACTTCGTTCTTAAGAGTTAGGAGACAAACCGGGGCGACTtattaatagattttttttttaccataatTAAGGCTAAAGGTAAGGTTTTTACTTTTCAAATTCGTTTTTCGATTCGTAGAATGTAAATTCATAGGTAATTATTGTTGGAGGAGTGTTTTGGATTGTGGAAAAAACCCTAATTTGGATACTGTGATCATAGGTATGTTCTGCGATTGATCGTGTTGATTATAATCTGGGTAATTAGCCATTATTTATTGATCCTTGCATATATTAATTGTTTGTAGACATAGAACAAGCGGAAAGAATCTGGAAAGGGAAGATTCAACTGCCTTAGGggattcgaggtaggtgatggtttgATTTCTTATTTGTGTGGTGTATGTTAGCAATTGCTTCATTGTAATACAATGTGTGTATGTGAATGTTACACTATTGATCACACCTAATGCAAATGAGTATGAATAAATGTTTGTATGTCATGAAT
The sequence above is a segment of the Solanum lycopersicum chromosome 10, SLM_r2.1 genome. Coding sequences within it:
- the LOC138339131 gene encoding uncharacterized protein, coding for MWRAATTHQVRKFEALMWEIQEENREAYEYLMRIPLDKWTVSHDNGKRWGVLTTNLSESFNGLLKKARGLPVTAMVRLSLEQTVERYTRRCQKTHQLVEQKELWTSSFKKKLEKNNENSKRHFVYDWNISTGVYEVRSIQTDGIGGNPHCISLSEKKCDCEKWANLHFPYSHVMKVTERMGALARNFVSEHFTIENYVTTYSGSFSPIGHEAYWPSPSFIMRSNEFYRRPNRSRTTRIHNEMDRDTATYGRACGLCKQTGHDRRRCPTRNQI
- the LOC138339012 gene encoding uncharacterized protein encodes the protein MANFEDNVMIALYWGGEIITEINGFRYNECARMIVSMSISTNYVELIKLLHEKMGTDGENIQLDISGKYPCSFQGNVIRFIEFKIENDQSLVQFFAIPQKFLNKIDINLLEMYIKIRPINQDNLFRMNDQHGYHMNLLAQNYGFATFSQPHFTCTATHGIHQSFDEGSGSQRHIESIHNQYEIREDEATFDLCNDAHAQRSDENSEEDEPSEDDGESKVIESESDEDIGDLPQNESAVNFQNQFDEMQNNDIPYFTTLETEEDIFISTRESEMKCCSVWVEDAKKDLEKNMYFSSKTKLKRAVTIWSLRKNKEFKIVISTKSVWTVRCRFYDSLGCPWFLRGRKVGGSLWKIGKYFNNHRCETEGLTTGHTNLDTNLIASLFLNQISKNPKLLVVDVMSKVHEKFGHQVTYRKAWLGRQRAFTLVYGDFQKSFSELPKFFAAFQYFNPGTVVEWKHEESMSSPEVKTFKFVFWAFKPCIDGFQTCRPVISVDGTHMYGKYEIKLLIAVGVDGNDNILPLAFGIVDKESKEAWK